GAAGATTGGGACTTCATCAAATACAATAGCAAGTACCGACCTTGTCCATTATGGCTACTCCAGAAACTATTTGCAGAAGTTTTAACTTGACTTGAGTTGGTGATGAATCATCAAGTAACCTTTTCATTAAAATTGGATTCAAGAGTCCTTTCCCAACAAGTTCGACAACCACTGACCGATGATCTACCATCAAGGCTAGTAGGGAAAGAGGTTCTTCAGTATCCTTTGACTCCAAATGTTCCAAACACTTGATTATTTGCCCAGGAAGTCCTACCTAGAGATTTAATAACATTAATTATCTGCAAAATTTGTGAAACATGAATAGCTAAAGGCCCACCCCAATATAATCTGAAACATAAAAAAACCACACACCCATGCATCCCTGAAGATTTAGAAGCATTAATTATATCCAAAATCTGTGAAAGAGATCATGCAAAACTTGGAACACCTGCAATTTTTCTTTGCATGTGGGCTTTTTTTGAAGATGTAATAATTACAACTCAACTATCTAGTACCCGACCGAATTATTTTCAAACAAGTATGATAAAAACTATAGAGACAAAAATGTATGTAAATACACATACACACCTCTATAAGTATTTGAATATACTTGCCCATGCTTGCTTTTATTTCTATAACCATATCCTTCCTACTTGAAGAGTCCATGTCTCCAAGTTCAATACTCTTCTCAGAAGCCAAAAATGGAAACCTCAAAAGATAAACCACTTGATCAACCGTATCTTTGACTCCAATTTTCCGTCCACCGGGTCCAACCCAATATCGTAAAAGCTTAAGATGGACATCAGATATTAAATCACACATAATTTTTACACTTTCACTTGTAAGGAACACCTGGCGAAAAACTGAACTGCCTCCTTTAAGACAACAGATTAATGAATCAACTGTCCACACAACTCCAAGAGGTGAGAGTCCAATTTCATCTGAATGTTGCTGATTGTTTCCTAACATATCAATAAGACTTTGATGGATATTAAAGCCACCCAAGTCGTGAATAGCCAAAGGCCCACCCCAAAGTAATCTGAAATACAACAAAACCGCGCACCCATCTCTGATTCCGTGCCAGTATGAGAGCGTGACTTTGCCACCTTGAGCGCCTGTTGTTGTTATTGACATCCTGAGATAATCACAGAGTGTGACACTCGGTGGGATCAAAGGAACGGCTATTTCAAGAATTGATGTTGCAACGGACTCATTACATTCAAGGGAGCACATGTATCCAAGTGCCAGCATGGCGGACATACAATGGGGTCGAAAATTCTGTTTTCCGTCACACAAAGAGTAATGGTGGGCCAGGTCAGAAAGGCGTGACTGCTGCGTTTCAGGTGAGGATGTAAGCATAATAACTGCAGTATATCCTTTAGACCGATCATCTATGGATTGTGCAACCGAGGCTAATAAAAGGCAcgcatggagaaccaaatcacttGGATCAGATACTTTAATTTTCAGGTTGTTTGTGTTTTGTTGTTGTGGATGTCTATCGAATGAAGCACAAAGAGATAATATTGAAAAAACCTCATAAATGATTGTATTATCACCACATCCACCAACCACTGAGGAGAAACTAGAGAGACCACATAAAACTCTTGCAACCGAATCATTATGCATGCAACACCTTAAAATTATCTGAAACAAGAAAATATTCCACTTCTCAGGTAATCCATGATCAATAACTTAATTGATTTGTAATTGGTGAATTGAATCCATTTACTCATATTTGACACAttagataataatatatttttcaaACAAAAAGAAAAGTGTTTCGGGTTTCACCTAACTCATTTTGACACATACCATATATATTGAGCAATTATCTAACCCTTAAACCACTAAAATTAACTTTACTTAGAAAGCCTAAATTATCACCTGAATTACAGAAGACCATGAGGTGACCAAGCACTGGCGAAGACAATAGAAGATAGCAACTCGTATAGCTTCGGACCTGAGGAATGCTTCTGTCACTGCTTCTATTATTTTTTCAGAATCTGTACCCGTCAATGGTCCACCTTCATCTCCTTTAATGTTATTCATTTCTGAAGAAcgggtatacattgagcttagtggaAATACAGGTGCATTTTCTTTTATTGATTGAATCTCAAAAGCATCTATTAGTGACCAAATAGCCTCACATGCTTCACAAGCAGCACGTAACAAATTTGAGGAGCCAGACATGAGACTTGCACCACAAGTCACTAAGCAAGAAAGCAAAGCGTCTATGACACCTGATGCTTTAGCTTGATCCAATATCTCTTTAAGAGTGTTTTTTGCTACCTCAGCATGTTTGATAGCCATGGAAGCTTTCAGACCTTGTGCTACACCAGATATTATGATTCTAATGCAGGCAACAGATTCATATAAAAGTCTCCCCGATGCATCTTCATCACAACCAGTAACCTACAAATAACAAAGTGttgaaatatataaatatgtacaaTCTCAATTTGGAGTATGATTTGTGTTGAATTTAGTTGTTACCGTGTGTTAACTTTAACATTAAGGTAAATAAGGACACCTGGAGCTAAAGTTAGAGGACCGAAGATGTGAAGTGGAAGATTGAAGGCCCAATTTGTCAGTATTAATTAAGTATACAATTGGTTATTTCGGTAGTATAcgtcaaggttgcaaaattcgctattcggggattaattggtcgggactttagaaggattaatcggtaattctgagatcaatcggggattaatcggattgtactttttacaattaaattttaaaaattatatgtgtaaatataggaaataattataaatataaaaataaactttaatataattgtctaaaattattcattttactcaaaaactataaagttctagtATAAATTCacgttaaaatgttaaccatttttaactttgaccgactttgattaccaaattcgattttgacccatcaattgaaggtgaccgtttaattaaacggatttttacaaatcggaacggattgctcataaaaatgattaatcggtgattaatcggcgagtaatcgggttttttacaacactggtatACGTAGTATCAACTAGATACCAATTGAGTTTAAGAACAGAGTTTAGTGAGTAATGTAAATCAATAAATGGTGAATTCGCGCTATGATCTTCTAAACCGTATGTGAGCAATAAGATATatgtgaagatgatgattatgatgatgataacagATTCAGTATCAATAACAATGTCCACAATGTATTAAGGTAGAAGGATTACAACGGATTGGGAGAGGGAATTGGTGATCAAATACTTAATGAAATTAGGGGATGGAGCATACAATTAACTTACAAGATAGGTTAAACACTACAATTTACATCACTAGTTTAAGTTCTAACAAGTAAAAGTTTGAGAGTTCGTAGTAGTAGTTTCAGACATTGTAATTGTAAAAATCAAAATTTGATTAAATTAATGAATCTACACCGCCGATTGAGGATAAAATTCTTGATGTTCGATTTTGTTTCTGATATTATACTTTTGTACATCAAGACTGAGATATAACCACGAATAAGAGTAATACATGTATCATAGCTTTGGTTGAGAGTATAACCTCTTTATATAGCTCCATTATAGTAATACAATGCCTGATATATGAATCTCCAAACCGTCCTCCATTGTTATCCAACGACTTCTTTATATCTGAGAAACTCTGTAAAAGCAAGACATTCGTGACAGGTGCCATCTAATCAGGAACTAGGTAAAGAAAGAAATAGATACAGAAAAAACTAAACAAATATTAAGATTAAGTGGTGTTTTCGATGTTTTATGTGATCCGGTTAACAAACATTTCAGATTAAGTGTTTCCAGCATCATATGAATTACACATAAATTTGTGTATTTGGTTGTATTTGATATCAGACTGGTCAGCAAATAAATTTTGCCAAAACCCAAATGGGTCAAAAAAAGGTCCAAAATGTATTTAGAATACATCCAACATCCTAAAATAGGGTTTTATTATAAGCTCTAAATAAAGTAAATTACTGTAACAAATTTAGTTTGTTATTATCAATAAtgctttaataataataaggaaaatgCTAATGACAACCCTAAGGTTGTCATTAACAAATTTGTGTATGCATAAATTAATTGTACATTGTAATTTATAATAACTACTTATTTTCATGGAAAAAACTACCTTTTAACTTATAAATGTACAACTATTTTTGCATTGAAAAACTTCTtaatgacaaccctaagggttgtcattaGCGATATGGTATGCTTTGACCCGTATCTTATGGAGTTACCCAACCCACCCATCTGTTATGTGCAGATTTTGCAGCGGCAACGTGATAAATCAGGGTTGGACATATTTAATTTTGTAAGGCAATATTTCATAGTTAATCAAGGAAAACTCATTTCAGTAACATATATACCTTAACCAGCAAGTCATTGTAATCTGACTTTTTCCTGAGAAGAATATTGACAGTCAACCCAACATTTTCCCAAAAACTCTTATCTTGCGCTCCTGTACAATGACTGGTAGCAACTAAGTTTGATAGAACTCTCAACTCTGCCTGGTTTGACTTGGGAATATCTTCATCCCTGTGGTCATAACAAGTCATTATTAACACGACATTTGTTGAGAACCTGTTGATTAATTACCAAGGTGCtaacatatatataattagaaGCCAGTAACATATATAACTCTAGTGGTAGTCACTAGTGTCACAGGTTAAAACCCCCAAAAAATTTCTACTTGATGTCTTATTTCAATAGTGTCACTCAAAAGAATATACACGATCcagtggtgtcactagttaaaaacccaaaaaaaaaaatccactaCATCGCGTATTTTAGTTGTCTCCCGTGCAACCACTGGGCCTAAAGTAGATCCGCCCGTGTTAGAAGCTAGAAcacaatatgtaaattattaagCATAATTATGTAGATGTAATTACACTATAAAAATGTCACAAAAGGATAAAGAGATAACCAAGATTCAGGCAAACATATCGGTGTCCAATTTCCTTGAGATAAAGTCACTTCTGATTGGATCTCATGAATGTTACCCTCATCACCTCTGTATAGTAACTGCAAAGTGTAACCAATCATAAGTTGTCTTTTGTGTGACATaatttatttatttgataaaacatTTTTTATTTCTTTGAAATGGACACAAAGAACTCGGAACAATCTTTTAATTTAGTCAACATGTTTAGCAATGTTTATCAGAACAAAATAATATATAGCATAGTATAGCATGCTTTCGTAAGTACCTCATTGCCCCTGTTAACAAGAACTTCGTTAGAGGGATTCGTGTAAAGGTCGTTTCTAGTAGTGTATGCCACATGAGAATATAACTTCTCCATTATCTCTCGGTTTGTCAATGATACACGGGCTTTATCCGTGTTCTCCTGATATTCATATATTAATTACTTAAGTAAGTTTTTCAAAACGaaaaaaacaataataaaaataaaaattagttaCCTATGTTGAAACATCTTATTCTTAAATTTTACCTATAGATGTATGTATGGTTTCATACCATAAAATATGATATATTAATGGGTAAATAGCCCAAAAAGGTAATATAAAAAGACAAAGTTTTCCAATAAAGAGAATATCACTTTTATCGTTGCCTGTAAAGGATTTTGATTTCAAATCGGAGCATAGAAAGGAGTCGAATTTGAAAAAAGTTGCAATGAGGTAATATCCGTCCAAATGTACATCCACCTAGGCGCCACCTCATCAATGTAATTGCGTGGCCGCCACCTCATCATCTTCTCCAAAATTCCGGCTAAAATTTCGAAAAAAGAAATTCAACCATTGTACGTTTGATTCCACTACCGCTCAACGTATGGTTTTATGCCATCAGATTTCCGGCCAACGTTTTGGCCATTGGCCAAAGAGTAACATATTACAGTTAATGAAAAATGAAACAAAACTCCACGAAAAATATTGATGGCATAAAACCACTTCCAGATGCGTTGTCATCTTTTCTAAATTTAAAATCACAAAAAGGAAGATTGTTGATTTTATGGCTTTTAGCAAAGAACAGAGACGGATGATAATCATCATTTTTACAAGTTATAATAGAAGGATTTAAACAAGAGACAAATGCTTAAATAATTGGAACAGAAAGTTTAGAAACCTCACACAAGCAATCAATATTCGTGACTTAATGATTTACTAGTCAAGAACTCTATTTAATTCATAACTCGGTGTGTTTTGCAATGAGAATGTTCTGGGGGTGAAACTTActcattatcaaaaaaaaaaaaaaataaataaataaataaaagtcacGGTGTCACTTTTTACCTTGATTGCAACCTTTTTCAAATTTGACAACTTTCTATGCTCCAAATTGAAATCATAGTCCATTATGGGCAATGGTAATTTAGATGTGTACACACTTAATTACCTGCAGTTTTAAGGCTTTCTCAAGTTCTAGTAATACCACATCCATCGATGGGCGCCCTTGTCGATCTTCCAGCAGACACTGATATGCAATCCGTGAAAACTTTTTCATTGAGTTGGTGTTCATGTACTCACTCAATGTAGGATCTATTATCCGATTAAGTGTTTCCTCTCTATACAAGCTCTGAGCGAGTTGAGGTAATAATCTTTGTTTACTCACTATATCCATATAGAAGCACGAACGGCCACATAGGACTTCAAACAGTACAACACCAAATGAATAAACGTCCGACTCTTTGGTCAATATCCCGGAACGATGGTAAGCAGGATCAACATAACCCTTTGTGCCACTCACATCTGTGAATACAAAAGTTTCATTTTCGTTGGCACGGCCTATTTTGGAAAGACCAAAATCTGCTATCATTGCCCTCCAGTTACTATCCAAGAGAACATTGGCACTTTTAATGTCTCTATGGATTACTCGTTCATGTTCTGCAACGTGGTTGTGTAGATGATCTAAACCACGTGCTGCGTCAACGCAGATATTTAGTCGCTGCATCCATGTCAGCTGACACGTTGAATCCGAAGACGTACGTAGGTACTTGTCTAGGCTTCCGCGATGTGCATACTCATATATAAGAACTTTTTCAGGGCCTTGGTTGCAGAAACCAAGAAGGGATATGAGGTTAGGATGTTTATAACGAGTTAGCAATTGAATCTCTGTTAAGAATTCCTTAAGGCCCTGACCCGAAATTCTAGCATCGAGTCGCTTTATAGCAACGGTGGTAAGTTCCCTTTCACCGGAGAGTGAGATTTGTCCCATATAAACAGGGCCATATCCACCCTTTCCGATGATAGTTGTGAAGTTTTTGGTGGCTTCTTTAATTTGCTCAAATGGTATACTAAGGTGATCCAGATTTATGAAAGCCATCGTAATAAATTTGTACCTAAAATGATTAACTGATTAATATTGAAGGAAGAAAGAAATTGTTCAAAATGATTGATTAGCAGCAAAGGAGATGACTACCTTTGAATTAAAAGAAAGATAAGACAGGACTCTTCGTTGTCAATTGACTTTACTTTTTGATATTTAATAAAGGTGCTAGTAGTGGAAATGGTAATATAGGCCATAGTGGACCCTCTTTTTTTTCGTAAAGATGTAAAAGAAgtcgtttttgttttaaaattattAATGTACAAATAGTTAAAATTGTTTAATTCCATATGACGAATCATCTTATAATTGAACAACCTACTTGAAATCATgtctttgccaaaaaaaaaaaaaaacaaagaaaaagaCTTGGGAAAAAAACTAATAAACCATGTATATGAGATCATTTTTGTTACTAAACTATATGTATCATCTAATACAAGTTTGACTAGAAAGTATTTTCTATTTAAAGATTCGAGCATTACAGGCCGAACCCGTGCTTAGACTAATGGATCGAGTCAGGCTCAAGTTGACAGAACCACAATTTCCTGGCTACTCCAGGAGAGAGCAGGGTCTAAGCTAAGTTAGCCTGTCAGATTGAAAACCTAAACCATCAAAATGATTTTATGAAAATAAGGGAGCCCAAAAGCGGCAATtgtaaatttgtcaattaaaaaaaaaaagtaaaaacaaCGGCATCGTTCTCATCTCATCCTCACACTATATCATGGCTAGAAATGTAAACTCATATACAGTAAACCCTATACCCAACTCATCAACAGACTTCACATTTCTTTCGATAAGTAACCTTCATTTGTACCAGGTAACTGGACATACCTTGTACGAGATTGAAGGAAGTAATGACCTTGAGTTGTTGAATAACTTCATCAATTGGCGAACTCCGTTCTGTCAAAGAAGTTCAATAAAGAATTAAAGATGATCAATTGCAACACACAACATATCCACGAGCAATGACTTTAACCATTATTTACCTATAGAGAGCAATTTTACGAAATTGTGTAGTTGCTTCTAGCTGCATATTGGATCATTTGAATATACTACAGCAACTCTCCAACTCCAACTGCACATTAATTACCATCACTATCAACCGTTCAAAAACCAAAATACCGTCAGGAAAATCTACATTTACCTTCCACGTGAAAAATGCCAACTGTTTAACATATATTGACATCTTCTTATaccagacacacacacacacacacacacacacgcgcgcGCACGCACGCACGCACTAGATATCATAACTTCAAACCTATTAATCTAACGCAGCCTAAAAAGAATTGTACATTTAACTGCAGCTAAGAAAAAGCTTTACCCAAACAAGCTAGCAAAAGCGTTCAATTTGGCAGCAACAGTAGATAAAGGGGGATTAGAAGTGGGTAGCTTAGAAGCATTTAATTTGGCGTTAATGCAAAAGTGGAGGTGGCAAATTCTCTTGTCCCCATATTCCTTATACCTTAGAGTAATAAAAGTGATCCACACAAACTATGCGGGTTTAGAGTTAGCAGGTTGTTCCAATGAAGGTTTGTGGTCAACTATTGTTTCTTCATGGAATTCATTGGATGATGAAATTGCTGCCTTTTCATTGTACTCTaatgataaaattacaaactaagGACAAGAAATACAGGGAAATAAGAATACCATCTTAGCAGTGATAATTAGCTGTCAATATGCAGAGTTTTGATACATTGTTACTGTTCCATACACCCGATTGTACAGAATTCTATAAACCAAGGATCTCATTAATCTCAACTGATTGAGTTGCACCAACTATGATCATCATATTCATATGCATATATGTGtacagatatataatataataaacacCTTATACCTACGTATTAAGTATTAAACCCTTATACATCTTCTCAATTCATTTATAGTATAATCACATACGCACATTCAAATATGTATCCAATCCTACACTACAATTACACAAAtcatcatatataaatataaattataactacAACTGTACGGAACTATTAACAAGACCTTTTTCTCAATTGTAGAGGTTTGAACAGGAGCACCACCGGTAGATAGCGGTTGTGACGACGGCACTACTTTTAGTTTCTTAAGCAAGTTTTCCTCTCTCTTAATTTTACGGATCTCAACCATACTATCCTCCCTTCGCCGCCGTCCTTCCTCCACATCGACAGCGACTTTGTACCGGTTCCGGCGAACTTCAGTCCTGCCGGTTGGCTTAGAGACATGATTGATTAGTTGATCAATGATAGATAACTGATTGATAGATAGATAGATTGATATATGGCAAATCAAACACTAGGATTGCAAATACTTACTTTTATACCTGTGCGATATCAGTTTGACGGGAAGTATCAAagttttgtttatttttttatttttattttttttacacttATTACTGCTTTTTATTTACTTTTTTTAATCTTTTTATCAGATCAGATGTTTATTTATACTCCgtatcttttattttattttagaaaaaATATCATGGTTGGTCTCCAAACTTTTACACCATAAATCAAGGTGGGAATTTAAGTTTAAATCGATCATGGTTGGTCCCAAGTTTTTAAACATCATACACGAATAGTCCCAGAAATTAACACCGTTAGGTTCACATTGTTAACCTTAGACATGTGCCTCGCACATGatgggtatttttgtcttttcaaTCCTCACTTGTCTCTTTCAACCCATCCTTTTTTCAACCCTAACTATAGATACATCTCCTTAACCCTACTTCCATTTTTTAAAATCAAAATCTACAAATTAaaacgttgtttaccatttttttaATTAAGTCACTTAATTAaaacgttgtttaccattttttttAATTAAGTCACTTTATCCGTATGGATGTATATATGAGTTTAGATGGCAATATGGAATAATCCGATAGTAATGAGATGATGTTTACTTTAGTTACTTAATGAATTGTCTTAATGATGTAAATGACAAATTTATCCCTTatttaagtttttattatacatatctaaatagttgatttatttatatatgtttatatatatttatatttatataaattatataaacttcAGAAAACTTCATGCCTTACAACTAAGATTAAAATGTATTTCAATATATTCTTCATATATTCATGCGTATATAGAGTGATTGACCACAACCCagatcgaagattttctttaagagATGATTTTTTTCAATTGAAAACGGGTACTTCAATTTTTACAATTTTCCTCTTTTACCCTTGCTTCTTGATGACGATGAACACGGATACGATGTTGGTGGTCAGGAAGATAAGTCTGGGAGTTATTAAAAGGAGGGTAGTTAAAGGAATAAGAATGGCTATATGGGGAGTAGTAGGCATTTTGGGGTGACCGATACAGTCGTTAGGTAAGGTGTAGTTATTTATTAAGCTTCAAGTAAACACCTAATGTTGGTGATCGAATAAGTCCTCCAGGCAATTAAGACCATTAAGGTGTAAAGAATAATCTTGGAGTTTTTATAAGGTTGTGGACCAGATGCCAAAAACAAGATTTCAAATATCCTTTTGATTAAACTAAAGTTTAAATTTAGATGCCAAAGAACTATACTTGATTGAACTTGGTTTGTTAgtgttgaaatgtcccattcatattgattataaacgttccatattaattgatttcgttgcgaggttttgacctctatatgagacgtttttcaaagactgcattcatttttaaaacaaccataacctttattttatcaataaaggttttaaaaacattacgtagattatcaaataatgataatctaaaatatactgtttacacacgaccattacataatggtttacaatagaaatatattacatcaacatatgtttcttgaatgcagtttttacacaatatcatacaaacatggactccaaatcttgtccttattttagtatgcaacagcggaagctcttagtattcacctgagaataagcatgctttaaaagtcaacaaaaatgttggtgagttataggtttaacctatatatatcaaatcgtaacaatagaccacaagatttcatatttcaatacacatcccatacatagagataaaaatcattcatatggtgaacacctggtaaccgacattaacaagatgcatatataagaatatccccatcattccgtagctaaaaagatcaaaaatatccaatcttgttttacccataacttcttcattttaaatccgttttgagtgaatcaaattgctatggtttcatattgaactctaatttaagaatccaaatataaaaagtataggtttatagttggaaatttaatttacatgtcaattactaaagaggtagtcttttccgtcgaaagaacgacatcttgatgaccattttgaaaaacatactttcactttgagtttaaccaagatttttggatatagtttcatgttcatatgaaaaatcattttcccagaagaacaacttttaaatcaaagtttatcatagtttttaattatccaaaccaaaacagcccccggtttcactacgacggcgtatatccgattttatggtgttcatcgtgtttccaggttttaaatcattaagttagcatataatatagatatagaacatgtgtttagttgattttaaaagtcaagttagaaggattaacttttatttgcgaacaagtttagaattaactaaactatgttctagtgattacaagtttaaaccttcgaataagatagctttatatgtatgaatcgaatgatgttatgaacatgattactacctcaagttttctgtataaaactactggaaatgagaaaaatggatctagcttcaaaggagccttggatggcttgaaagttcttgaagcagaatcatgacacgaaaacagttcaagtaagattttcactcgatataagattgttatagttgtagaaattgaatcaaagtttgaatatgaatattaccttgaattagaaagataacctactgtaaataacaaaggttccttgatcttagatgattacttggaatggattagaaagcttggaagtagacttgcaaaattggaagtattcttgatttttatgaaactatgcttatggaatttatgaagaacacttagaacttgaagatagaacttgagagataaagGATGTTTttggtttgtaggtgtttttggtcgttggtatatggattagatataaaggatgtgtaattttgtttacatgtaaataagtcatgaatgattactaatatttttgtaattttatgagatatttcatgttagttgccaaatgatggttcccacatgtgttaggtgactcacatgggctgctaagagctgatcattggagtgtatataccaatagtacatacatctaaaagctgtgtattgtacgagtacgaatacgggtgcatacgagtagaattgttgatgaaactgaacgaggatgtaattgtaagcatttttgttaagtagaagtactttgatatgtgtcttgaagtctttcaaaagtgtaagaatacatatcaaaacacaacatgtatatacattctaatggagtcgttaagtcttcgttagtcgttacatgtaagtgttgttttgaaacctttaagttaacaatctcaattaatgttgttaacccaatgtttattatatcaaatgagatgttaaattattatattatcatgatattatgatgtatgaatatctcttaatatgatatatacattaaaatatcgttacaacgataatcgttacatataagtctcgtttcgtaattcttgagttagtagtcttgtttttacatatgtaattcattgttaacacacttaatgatatatttaaatatcattttatcatgttaaatatagtgtatcaatatattaatatgatacatatatatttagtagacgttatcataacgataatcgttatatatatcatttcgagtttcttaacttagtaatctcatttcttatgtatatcacacattgttaatatacttagtgagataattactcatcataatctcatgtcaaccatatatatatatgtctatatataccacaacatgtagtttttacaattttgtaactttcgtgaatcgccggtcaacttgggtgatcaattgtctatatgaaacttatttcatttaatcaagtcttaacaagtttgattgcttaacacattggaaacatttagtcatataaatatcaatctcaattaatatatataaacatggaaaagttcgggtcactacagtacctacccgttaaataaatttcgtcccgaaattttaagctgttgaaggtgttgatgaatcttctagaaatagatgcgggtatttcgtcttcatctgatctttacgctcccaggtgaactcggctcctctacgagca
This window of the Rutidosis leptorrhynchoides isolate AG116_Rl617_1_P2 chromosome 7, CSIRO_AGI_Rlap_v1, whole genome shotgun sequence genome carries:
- the LOC139857390 gene encoding serine/threonine-protein kinase TIO-like isoform X3, encoding MELYKEVTGCDEDASGRLLYESVACIRIIISGVAQGLKASMAIKHAEVAKNTLKEILDQAKASGVIDALLSCLVTCGASLMSGSSNLLRAACEACEAIWSLIDAFEIQSIKENAPVFPLSSMYTRSSEMNNIKGDEGGPLTGTDSEKIIEAVTEAFLRSEAIRVAIFYCLRQCLVTSWSSVIQIILRCCMHNDSVARVLCGLSSFSSVVGGCGDNTIIYEVFSILSLCASFDRHPQQQNTNNLKIKVSDPSDLVLHACLLLASVAQSIDDRSKGYTAVIMLTSSPETQQSRLSDLAHHYSLCDGKQNFRPHCMSAMLALGYMCSLECNESVATSILEIAVPLIPPSVTLCDYLRMSITTTGAQGGKVTLSYWHGIRDGCAVLLYFRLLWGGPLAIHDLGGFNIHQSLIDMLGNNQQHSDEIGLSPLGVVWTVDSLICCLKGGSSVFRQVFLTSESVKIMCDLISDVHLKLLRYWVGPGGRKIGVKDTVDQVVYLLRFPFLASEKSIELGDMDSSSRKDMVIEIKASMGKYIQILIEVGLPGQIIKCLEHLESKDTEEPLSLLALMVDHRSVVVELVGKGLLNPILMKRLLDDSSPTQVKLKLLQIVSGVAIMDKISCMTLFSEYFYEDLRRCIHQLAKLLLSPETDNITKWNVAACLDNLSYYSDKLTEDMIFEGAMEVALLKVVADYSVVALDPNRIDDDKESPLDFTLRALATMCKHQPCRQFIRSSHVYPAIGELRDSPVEDIASYSTLIFNRASEET
- the LOC139857390 gene encoding serine/threonine-protein kinase TIO-like isoform X4 — translated: MTCWLSFSDIKKSLDNNGGRFGDSYIRHCITIMELYKEVTGCDEDASGRLLYESVACIRIIISGVAQGLKASMAIKHAEVAKNTLKEILDQAKASGVIDALLSCLVTCGASLMSGSSNLLRAACEACEAIWSLIDAFEIQSIKENAPVFPLSSMYTRSSEMNNIKGDEGGPLTGTDSEKIIEAVTEAFLRSEAIRVAIFYCLRQCLVTSWSSVIQIILRCCMHNDSVARVLCGLSSFSSVVGGCGDNTIIYEVFSILSLCASFDRHPQQQNTNNLKIKVSDPSDLVLHACLLLASVAQSIDDRSKGYTAVIMLTSSPETQQSRLSDLAHHYSLCDGKQNFRPHCMSAMLALGYMCSLECNESVATSILEIAVPLIPPSVTLCDYLRMSITTTGAQGGKVTLSYWHGIRDGCAVLLYFRLLWGGPLAIHDLGGFNIHQSLIDMLGNNQQHSDEIGLSPLGVVWTVDSLICCLKGGSSVFRQVFLTSESVKIMCDLISDVHLKLLRYWVGPGGRKIGVKDTVDQVVYLLRFPFLASEKSIELGDMDSSSRKDMVIEIKASMGKYIQILIEVGLPGQIIKCLEHLESKDTEEPLSLLALMVDHRSVVVELVGKGLLNPILMKRLLDDSSPTQVKLKLLQIVSGVAIMDKISCMTLFSEYFYEDLRRCIHQLAKLLLSPETDNITKWNVAACLDNLSYYSDKLTEDMIFEGAMEVVGSVKGSCRLLCCCTRPKQD